The following is a genomic window from Pedobacter sp. KBS0701.
AAACGTAAATGTTTTACTGGATGGAAACTATACAGGTGTATTGGTAATTACGAATAGTATTAAGTCTGTGCCGGTAACCCGCCCAATTTCAATCTCGTTAAAGGATGGGAAATTCAACATTACACCTGGTGCTGATGCTAACCTAAAACCATCAGGTGGCAAGGGAACCTATACTTTTAAAAATGGGATCGGATATTTTACCGATGAGGGCGTTTGGACAGCAGATTTTGATTGGAATATGATTTTAACCGGCGAATACAATATTAGAAGCAGTGGTGTGGATTTAACCCTTCGAAAAAGATTCAATGCAAAAACAGATCTTTCTCCGGCTACCTCTTATGCTACTATAGATTATGAATATATTTTAAAAAGAAGCAATTAATCCTCGTACAAATGAAAAATTTAATGTTCTTATTTATCGCCCTGTCTATTTTTGTTTTTGGATGTAAGAAGAAATCTGAAACAAAAATAACGAATTACAATTTTGAAATCAATACGTCAAAATCAATTGGTGCATCTACATTAGTATTAAAATCGATTAGCGATAGCCGCTGCCCAATAAATGTTGATTGTATTAGTGCTGGAAGTGCAACAGTACATTTCAAATTAACAGGAAATAATGTTGATCAGGAAATTATTTTATGCAAAGGAGGAGAATGTGGCCCCCTAGAAAGTGTAACAAACATCAAAATAAACGGCATAAATTATTCACTCAAATTAATCGACATCACACCCTATCCTGAGTTCCAGAAAACAAATATTACAAAAACTGTAAAAGTTGAGTTAACAAGAGCTTAAGTTTAGGTTTGCTTGGGCATCGGTAAATGATCTGTCCGGTGACCCAAGTTTTTTCCTTATTTAAACCTGATTGCTTTAAGCGGAGAAACCTTGCTAATCAATAGTGAAGGAATAATCAAAACTGTTAAGCACACCGCTACAGTGACAACATTAAGCAGCAGCACATCTATAAAATGGAATTCTATGGGTGCATAAGCTAAAAAGTAAGACGCTTGATTCAGTTTAAAAATGTGAGTGGACTGCTGTAAGAAACCAAGTCCTAAGCCCAGAATATTACCAAGTAACAAGCCAATCCCAATTAAATAAGCCGCATTGTAAAGGAAAATTTTCATAATGCTCCAGTTGCTTGCTCCAAAAGATTTTAGCATCCCAATCATATTGGTTTTCTCTAAAATCATAATCAACAGTGCAGTAACCATGTTAATTACGCCTACGATGAGCATCAGGATTAAAAGTACTCTGGTGTTTACATCAAGAAGGCCTAACCAGGTAAAAATATTAGGGAAATTTTCTTCAATAGAGTAAGAGCGCAAATGGCGGGGAAGCCCCTCGTAAATATTATTGGCAATGGGCTTAAGCCTGTTAAAATCCTTAATCCTGATTTCTATGCCACCAATTTCGTTGGCTTTCCAGTTATTCAGCCGTTTAATAATATTCAGATTGCCCAGTACAAATCCCTTATCAATATCTTCTACACCGATATCATAAATGCCTACAATTTTAAATTTACGCGGCCGCAACTGGTTTTGAACAAAGTACATGATAAAATCATCGCCTGTTTTGAGTTTTAAGCGATTGGCAGTATAATTCGAAATAAGCAGTTCTTGCATGGCAGCCGTACTGTCAGAAAAATCGATGATGGTTCCGCTGATAATATGCTGTTTAATGTAATCCCAATTATAGCTTTTGTCTATCCCTTTAAAATTAATGCCTTCAATTTCATTATTGGCAGAAAGGATGCCCGGTTTTGTAGCAAAAGGATAATAATATTCAACATCTGGATTATTTTTGAGCATCTTTTTCGTTTCTCCATCAAGTGTGAAGGGTGAATGCTCAAATGAATTGTTCAGATCGTAACGGGTAATTTGTACATCGCCTAAATAGCCCCTCACTTTATCCTGGATTTCAGTTTTAAAGCCTTTAATAATCGCTATAGAAAGAATCATAACAGCTAAACTCAACATCACGCCTGCTATGGCAATGCGAACAATAAGCTTTGAAAAAGTGCGCTCAGATTTAACGGCTATCCGCCCTGCTATGAAATATTCGAAATTCAATTTAATCAATTTGTGTTAACAAAAATGCTCAATTCCTTTTTAAAAATGGCATTTTTGGAAATAAATAACCAACTTTAACCATCAGTCATTAACTTATAAGAATAAAACACCAATAGCATAAATAAAATATGTTATAAATTGTTTTGTGATAATACCGGAAGATTAGAATAATTAAAAAATGAAAAATTACATCAGCTTTGCTTTAACCAGTTTAATTGCATTATCGGCCTGCGGGCAACCCAAATCACTTGAGCAGGAAGCTTTGGGGAAGAAGAGCCCTGAAAACAGAAAACTGATGATTAAGGCTGTAAAGCTCCCTTCTGAAATTAAAACGGGTGCAGAGCAAACCGAAAAATATCTCCCGCTGTTAAAAGGTAAGCGTGTTGGCATGGTAGTTAATCCTACATCAATTATTGGTACGCAGACTTCGGTTGATAGCCTGCTGAAAAGAGGTGTTAAAATCCAGAAGATATTTGGGCCTGAACATGGTTTTAGGGGCAATGCAAGTGCCGGCGTTACCGTTAACGATGATGTTGATTCCAAAACAGGCATAAAAGCCATCTCACTTTATGGCAAACACAGCACCCCTACAGCTGAAGATTTAGCAGATATTGACATTATGGTATTCGATATCCAGGATGTTGGGGTTCGTTTTTACACCTATATCAATACCTTACAGCATGTTATGGAAGCCTGTGCCACAAACAATAAAACATTATTGATTTTAGACCGTCCAAATCCAAATGGCTATTTAATCGATGGGCCGATTTTAGATCCAAAATTTAAATCAGGTATTGGCGTGCAACCTATTCCTATTGCGCACGGCTTAACAGTTGGCGAATATGCACAGATGTTAAATGGCGAAGGCTGGCTGAAAAATAAGGTGAAATGCAAA
Proteins encoded in this region:
- a CDS encoding FtsX-like permease family protein → MNFEYFIAGRIAVKSERTFSKLIVRIAIAGVMLSLAVMILSIAIIKGFKTEIQDKVRGYLGDVQITRYDLNNSFEHSPFTLDGETKKMLKNNPDVEYYYPFATKPGILSANNEIEGINFKGIDKSYNWDYIKQHIISGTIIDFSDSTAAMQELLISNYTANRLKLKTGDDFIMYFVQNQLRPRKFKIVGIYDIGVEDIDKGFVLGNLNIIKRLNNWKANEIGGIEIRIKDFNRLKPIANNIYEGLPRHLRSYSIEENFPNIFTWLGLLDVNTRVLLILMLIVGVINMVTALLIMILEKTNMIGMLKSFGASNWSIMKIFLYNAAYLIGIGLLLGNILGLGLGFLQQSTHIFKLNQASYFLAYAPIEFHFIDVLLLNVVTVAVCLTVLIIPSLLISKVSPLKAIRFK
- a CDS encoding exo-beta-N-acetylmuramidase NamZ domain-containing protein, with the translated sequence MKNYISFALTSLIALSACGQPKSLEQEALGKKSPENRKLMIKAVKLPSEIKTGAEQTEKYLPLLKGKRVGMVVNPTSIIGTQTSVDSLLKRGVKIQKIFGPEHGFRGNASAGVTVNDDVDSKTGIKAISLYGKHSTPTAEDLADIDIMVFDIQDVGVRFYTYINTLQHVMEACATNNKTLLILDRPNPNGYLIDGPILDPKFKSGIGVQPIPIAHGLTVGEYAQMLNGEGWLKNKVKCKISIIKNANYNHDMEYTLPVKPSPNLNTQQAILLYPSTCLFEGTYLNHGRGTMFPFTVVGAPYLKGKFDFSFTPKSIKGMSETPLFQDQVCYGLDLRTYDTSKLVKSKQVNISWLIELYQASPRKEDFFNTRLSKEMGIIERLVGVADFRQQVIDGKSEAEIRASWEPGLSAYKTMRKKYLLYN